One window of the Salvia miltiorrhiza cultivar Shanhuang (shh) chromosome 6, IMPLAD_Smil_shh, whole genome shotgun sequence genome contains the following:
- the LOC130989953 gene encoding chitinase 1-like — MSKLQLILLFLTLSSSFQLLCDGKVMMEYIGATGIPVKLEDVPIEDAIDFHFILSFAIDADSSGAAQNGVFSPYWAATLTPAAVAAAKAQHPNVKAMASLSGWSLGPKTLSWYNPRNRDLWISNAFSSLKTLIHTYHLDGVDVDYERFPKHSGDSFAYCIGELITMLKNHSLITVATIAPFYSTVAPYVELCGRYGGVIDYVNYQFYTDKVRSPEKYLEAFRNRTVQFDGNKVLPAYEVDGRGIQGDEFFAALGLLEQSGFEIDGAMIFSADASASGGFYYEKRTQEFLLNNATRKFVH, encoded by the exons ATGAGTAAGCTTCAACTCATTCTCTTGTTTCTCACACTCAGCTCGAGTTTTCAGCTACTTTGTG ATGGAAAGGTGATGATGGAATACATCGGCGCGACCGGAATTCCGGTGAAGTTGGAGGACGTCCCGATCGAAGACGCCATCGATTTCCACTTCATCCTCAGTTTCGCCATCGACGCGGACTCCTCCGGCGCCGCGCAGAACGGCGTGTTCTCGCCGTACTGGGCCGCCACCCTGACCCCGGCCGCGGTGGCGGCCGCCAAAGCCCAGCACCCGAACGTGAAGGCCATGGCGAGCCTCTCCGGCTGGAGCCTGGGCCCCAAGACCCTCTCCTGGTACAACCCCCGCAACCGCGACCTCTGGATCTCCAACGCCTTCTCCTCCCTCAAAACCCTAATCCACACCTACCACCTCGACGGCGTCGACGTCGACTACGAGAGGTTCCCCAAGCACAGCGGCGACAGCTTCGCCTACTGCATCGGCGAGCTCATCACCATGCTCAAGAACCACAGCCTCATCACGGTCGCCACGATCGCGCCGTTCTACTCCACCGTCGCGCCTTACGTCGAGCTCTGCGGGAGGTACGGGGGCGTCATAGACTACGTTAACTACCAGTTCTACACGGACAAGGTGAGGAGCCCCGAGAAGTATCTGGAAGCTTTCCGGAATCGGACAGTGCAGTTCGACGGGAATAAGGTTTTGCCGGCGTACGAGGTGGACGGGAGGGGGATTCAAGGTGATGAGTTTTTTGCGGCGTTGGGTTTGTTGGAGCAGAGTGGGTTTGAGATCGACGGTGCCATGATTTTCTCGGCGGATGCTTCTGCCTCCGGCGGGTTCTATTATGAGAAGAGGACTCAAGAGTTTTTGCTCAATAATGCTACTCGCAAGTTTGTTCATTAG